Proteins encoded together in one Deinococcus hopiensis KR-140 window:
- a CDS encoding RluA family pseudouridine synthase, whose translation MSARAPLLPPTEKPRVLVEHPDFYVIHKPALWLTHPVRARVDVPDILTYMRAETGELDLAPPHRLDRETSGTQLLTRDSDAARRFFILFKAHLVGKTYLALVHGAPRWERRTLDAPLGDLGLGGANNVVIRQAVVPDGRPAVTDFRVVERRGGFTLLEAYPRSGRLHQIRAHLSHLGLPMVGDKIYGRDPSAFLDFMETGQTPQLTARLLLPRQALHAARIAFPWAGAQFAAEAPLAADLKGFWNSLT comes from the coding sequence ATGAGCGCCCGAGCCCCCCTGCTCCCGCCCACCGAGAAGCCGCGCGTGCTGGTGGAACACCCCGACTTCTACGTCATCCACAAACCCGCCCTGTGGCTGACCCACCCCGTGCGGGCGCGGGTAGATGTACCCGACATCCTGACCTATATGCGCGCCGAGACGGGTGAACTGGACCTCGCGCCACCCCACCGCCTGGACCGCGAGACGAGCGGCACGCAGCTGCTGACGCGCGATTCTGACGCCGCCCGGCGCTTTTTTATCCTGTTCAAGGCGCACCTCGTGGGCAAGACGTACCTCGCCCTCGTCCACGGCGCTCCCAGGTGGGAGCGCCGAACCCTGGACGCGCCGCTGGGGGACCTGGGGCTGGGAGGAGCCAACAACGTCGTGATCCGGCAGGCCGTGGTTCCGGACGGCCGGCCGGCCGTTACCGACTTCCGGGTGGTGGAGCGGCGGGGCGGCTTCACGCTGCTGGAGGCGTATCCGCGCTCGGGACGGCTGCACCAGATTCGCGCACACCTGTCGCACCTCGGACTGCCCATGGTGGGCGACAAGATTTATGGCCGGGACCCGTCGGCGTTTCTGGATTTTATGGAAACGGGCCAGACGCCCCAACTCACCGCGCGGCTGCTGCTGCCCCGGCAGGCGCTGCACGCCGCCCGAATCGCCTTTCCCTGGGCGGGAGCGCAGTTTGCGGCGGAGGCTCCGCTCGCGGCGGATCTGAAAGGGTTCTGGAACAGCTTGACCTGA
- a CDS encoding FeoA family protein produces MDERTMNELQPGEAAHVVMLDARHPLRRRLLELGFVRGARVSVVRRAPMGDPVEVRVNGTALALRAEDLRGIRVRA; encoded by the coding sequence ATGGACGAACGAACCATGAACGAACTGCAACCCGGCGAGGCCGCCCACGTGGTGATGCTCGACGCCCGTCATCCGCTGCGGCGGCGGCTGCTGGAACTGGGCTTCGTGCGAGGAGCGCGCGTGTCGGTGGTGCGCCGAGCGCCGATGGGGGACCCGGTGGAAGTGCGCGTGAATGGCACCGCCCTCGCCCTCCGCGCCGAGGACCTGCGCGGCATCCGGGTGCGGGCGTGA
- the feoB gene encoding ferrous iron transport protein B: protein MTTSPPAQPRLPEVHHVPDEASCAATVEKLRAAREPRVVVVGNPNVGKTTLINAVAGTRLKVGNWSGVTVEKREARLSHAGRPVYLLDLPGAYSLSPHTPEELITRTALLDEAPDAVINVLDAGNLERNLYLTLQLLDFRVPVAVALNLVDEARDKGLTVDAAALSRALGVPVVETVASRSQGTGKLLDGALSQATLGMGVRYPQTIEAAATDLTARMAEMPTLPPHAHRYLALALLEGDPSVRGRLAATGHAALLDAADAHLLALEAEGIDPLIEIAEARYARAGDLARVAVPQAEARRTLSERLDRLALHPLLGIPLFLGLVLLVFRLTFSVASPFVDLIGGPLQDTVRGWAAAALTWFPVGRDLVVGAVIPGVGTVLSFLPTLLVLYLAMSFLEDSGYMARAAFLMDRAMRSIGLDGRAFIPLILGFGCNVPAVYATRTLERRSDRILVSAILPFMSCSARLPVYVVFAAALFPRYGSWLVWALYVLGMAVAFGFALLLRRTVLPAEEGGVLLELPPYRFPSGKVLWKHAWRRTASFARRARTTVLTTVAGVWLLLALPAVAGGHFATVAPQDSMFGRISQAVSPVFAPLGFGNWQATGALVPGFVAKEVVVGTLGQIYLGEQQAPPAPLGLLEGTGQALSATWNALKSSVSALPTVLALPHLGTDTRADTKTPLAAALARAFMPAGALAYLVFVLLYTPCIATVGALAQEHGQRFAWGTVAYQLLTAWLAAFVVYQLATRLL from the coding sequence GTGACGACGTCACCGCCCGCACAACCTCGCCTTCCCGAGGTACACCATGTGCCTGACGAGGCGTCCTGCGCCGCCACCGTGGAAAAGCTGCGCGCCGCCCGCGAGCCGCGGGTGGTGGTGGTGGGCAACCCCAACGTGGGCAAGACCACGCTGATCAACGCCGTGGCGGGCACCCGCCTCAAGGTGGGCAACTGGTCCGGCGTGACGGTGGAAAAGCGCGAGGCGAGGCTCAGCCACGCGGGACGCCCGGTGTACCTGCTCGACCTCCCCGGCGCGTACTCGCTCAGCCCGCACACACCCGAGGAACTGATCACACGCACGGCCCTGCTGGACGAAGCCCCCGACGCCGTGATCAACGTGCTGGACGCGGGTAACCTGGAGCGCAACCTGTACCTCACGCTGCAGCTGCTGGACTTCCGGGTGCCGGTAGCGGTGGCGCTCAACCTCGTGGATGAGGCGCGCGATAAGGGGCTGACGGTGGACGCGGCGGCCCTGTCCCGCGCGCTTGGCGTGCCCGTGGTGGAAACGGTGGCGAGCCGGAGCCAGGGCACGGGCAAGCTGCTGGACGGCGCGCTCTCGCAGGCCACGCTGGGCATGGGTGTTCGCTACCCGCAGACCATTGAGGCGGCCGCGACGGACCTGACCGCACGCATGGCCGAGATGCCCACCCTGCCGCCCCACGCCCACCGTTACCTCGCGCTCGCGCTACTGGAGGGAGACCCCAGCGTGCGCGGACGGCTGGCGGCGACGGGACACGCGGCCCTGCTTGACGCCGCCGACGCGCACCTGCTGGCGCTGGAGGCCGAAGGGATAGACCCCCTGATCGAGATCGCCGAGGCGAGGTATGCCCGCGCCGGGGACCTCGCCCGGGTGGCCGTGCCGCAGGCGGAGGCGCGGAGAACCTTGAGCGAACGCCTGGACCGCCTCGCGCTGCATCCCCTGCTGGGCATTCCCCTCTTTCTGGGGCTGGTGCTGCTGGTGTTCCGGCTGACCTTCTCGGTGGCCTCGCCCTTCGTGGACCTGATCGGCGGGCCATTGCAGGACACGGTGCGCGGCTGGGCGGCAGCCGCCCTGACATGGTTTCCAGTGGGACGGGACCTGGTGGTGGGCGCAGTCATACCCGGCGTGGGCACGGTGCTGAGCTTCCTGCCCACCCTGCTCGTGCTGTACCTCGCCATGAGCTTTCTGGAAGACAGCGGTTACATGGCCCGCGCCGCCTTCTTGATGGACCGGGCCATGCGTTCCATCGGGCTGGACGGACGCGCCTTTATCCCGCTCATCCTGGGTTTCGGGTGCAATGTGCCCGCTGTGTACGCCACCCGCACCCTGGAGCGGCGCAGTGACCGCATCCTGGTGAGCGCCATCCTGCCTTTTATGAGTTGCTCAGCGCGTTTGCCGGTGTATGTGGTGTTCGCGGCGGCGCTGTTTCCACGCTACGGCAGCTGGCTGGTGTGGGCGCTGTACGTGCTGGGCATGGCGGTGGCCTTCGGCTTCGCGCTGCTTCTCAGGCGCACAGTGCTTCCGGCGGAGGAGGGCGGCGTGCTGCTGGAGCTGCCACCCTACCGTTTCCCTTCCGGCAAGGTGCTGTGGAAACACGCCTGGCGGCGCACAGCCAGCTTTGCCAGGCGGGCGCGGACCACCGTGCTGACCACCGTGGCCGGGGTGTGGCTGCTGCTCGCGCTGCCCGCCGTGGCGGGGGGCCACTTCGCCACCGTCGCGCCGCAGGACAGCATGTTCGGGCGGATCAGCCAGGCCGTGTCGCCCGTCTTCGCACCGCTGGGCTTCGGCAACTGGCAGGCGACGGGCGCGCTCGTGCCGGGCTTCGTCGCCAAGGAAGTCGTCGTGGGCACGCTGGGGCAAATCTACCTGGGCGAGCAGCAGGCCCCCCCTGCGCCCCTCGGGCTGCTGGAAGGGACCGGTCAGGCGCTGAGCGCGACGTGGAACGCCCTCAAGTCCAGCGTATCGGCCCTGCCCACCGTGCTGGCCCTCCCCCACCTGGGCACAGACACGCGCGCCGACACCAAGACGCCGCTCGCCGCTGCGCTGGCGCGGGCCTTTATGCCCGCCGGGGCGCTGGCCTACCTGGTGTTTGTGCTGCTCTATACGCCCTGCATCGCCACGGTGGGCGCACTTGCCCAGGAGCATGGACAGCGCTTCGCCTGGGGCACGGTGGCCTACCAGTTGCTCACCGCCTGGCTGGCCGCCTTCGTGGTCTACCAGCTCGCCACGAGGCTGCTATGA
- a CDS encoding MarR family transcriptional regulator, with protein MTAPLAAILGAVAGEPRTPTELARALGSSEAALTGMLRTLQAGGYVQAALPQQGGCACGPCSLKSMCRNAGSGAAPLHLLRLTPRGEAYLKRMG; from the coding sequence ATGACCGCACCGCTCGCGGCCATTCTCGGCGCCGTGGCCGGAGAGCCCCGCACCCCCACCGAACTCGCCCGCGCGCTGGGCAGCAGCGAGGCCGCGCTGACCGGAATGCTGCGGACCCTCCAGGCCGGAGGTTACGTGCAAGCCGCCCTGCCCCAGCAGGGCGGCTGCGCCTGCGGCCCCTGTTCGCTCAAAAGCATGTGCCGCAACGCGGGGAGCGGGGCCGCCCCACTCCACCTGCTGCGCCTGACACCGAGGGGCGAGGCGTACCTCAAACGCATGGGCTGA
- a CDS encoding MFS transporter: protein MTLLPPGAAAPAAPPVPSPWVLSAFWFGTAFHWLLLLTILMPANIIHFVGEEQKGTFLGVMTALGAVMALVVPPLVGAHSDRTGQRLPYLRLGVGVNLAGLVVMGVAAAALPGMAGFWIYLLGFLLVQFGNNYATAPYSALIPQLVPPARRGRYSGVMGMLQAVAQLLGAVTGVAIGQLHLPQALAFGLIALVLLVPALITVRGVAEAQGGAPRAEAPHTSLPWTSLFSHAPFLWVFVTRVLFALGQYSVQPFLQYYTGDVLGQRNTVLSSSVMLACIIVASIVSAIAGGLVSDRVGRKPVIYAAGSTMAVMALLLLAAPSYPAALALAVGFGLGYGAFTSVDWALGSDAMPSAGSYARDMGIWHVAFVAPQFIGAPQGQLLDWGNRQGENFGYTLVFGIAALFFLAGVVLVRKVPETAHSRAA from the coding sequence ATGACCCTGCTTCCTCCCGGTGCCGCCGCTCCCGCCGCCCCTCCGGTCCCGAGCCCGTGGGTGCTGTCCGCCTTCTGGTTCGGCACCGCCTTTCACTGGCTGCTTCTGCTCACGATCCTCATGCCCGCCAACATCATTCATTTTGTGGGCGAGGAGCAAAAGGGGACCTTTCTGGGCGTCATGACGGCCCTCGGTGCGGTGATGGCCCTGGTCGTGCCGCCACTCGTGGGCGCGCACAGCGACCGCACAGGGCAGCGCCTGCCCTATTTGCGGCTGGGCGTGGGGGTCAACCTCGCTGGGCTGGTGGTGATGGGCGTGGCCGCCGCAGCCCTACCGGGCATGGCAGGCTTCTGGATCTACCTGCTGGGCTTCTTGCTCGTGCAGTTCGGCAACAATTACGCCACCGCACCCTACTCAGCGCTGATTCCGCAGCTCGTGCCGCCGGCGCGGCGCGGGCGTTACAGCGGCGTCATGGGGATGTTGCAGGCGGTGGCCCAGCTGCTGGGGGCCGTGACGGGCGTGGCGATTGGCCAGCTGCATCTCCCACAGGCCCTGGCCTTCGGGCTCATCGCCCTGGTGCTGCTGGTTCCCGCCCTCATCACCGTGCGCGGTGTGGCGGAGGCGCAGGGGGGCGCGCCCCGGGCGGAGGCACCCCACACCAGCTTACCCTGGACCTCGCTCTTTTCTCACGCGCCGTTTCTGTGGGTGTTTGTCACGCGGGTGCTGTTTGCGCTTGGGCAGTACAGCGTGCAGCCGTTTTTGCAGTACTACACCGGGGACGTGCTGGGCCAGCGCAACACGGTACTGAGCAGCTCTGTCATGCTGGCTTGCATCATCGTAGCGAGCATCGTCTCGGCCATCGCCGGTGGGCTGGTGAGCGACCGCGTGGGCCGCAAGCCCGTGATCTACGCGGCGGGGAGCACGATGGCCGTCATGGCGCTGCTGCTGCTCGCCGCTCCCTCGTATCCGGCCGCGCTCGCGCTTGCCGTGGGGTTCGGCCTGGGATACGGGGCGTTCACGTCGGTGGACTGGGCGCTGGGCAGCGACGCAATGCCCAGCGCAGGCAGCTACGCACGTGACATGGGCATCTGGCACGTCGCCTTTGTGGCACCGCAGTTTATCGGCGCACCGCAGGGCCAGTTGCTGGACTGGGGCAACCGGCAGGGCGAGAACTTCGGCTACACGCTGGTCTTCGGCATCGCGGCGCTGTTTTTCCTGGCGGGCGTGGTGCTCGTCCGCAAAGTGCCTGAGACGGCCCACAGCCGCGCTGCCTGA
- a CDS encoding pyridoxamine 5'-phosphate oxidase family protein, translating into MDTNHTPMSREETLKTITTLTKGIKFAMLTVVTDSGHLKSHPMTTQDSEFDGDVWFLGGKDTEQVRNMQARPEVNVSYADHGKHNYISIAGTAQMVEDPAKLDELWSDGYKAYFPGGKADPNIQLIKIEAHGAEYWGSDGKLKNLFSQARAAVTGKPATDLGTNETVKL; encoded by the coding sequence ATGGACACCAACCACACCCCCATGAGCCGCGAGGAAACCCTCAAGACGATCACCACGCTGACCAAGGGCATCAAGTTCGCCATGCTGACGGTGGTGACCGACAGCGGCCACCTCAAGTCGCACCCCATGACCACGCAGGACAGCGAGTTCGACGGCGACGTGTGGTTCCTGGGCGGCAAGGACACCGAGCAGGTGCGGAACATGCAGGCGCGCCCTGAGGTCAACGTCAGTTACGCGGACCACGGCAAGCACAATTACATCAGCATTGCCGGAACCGCGCAGATGGTGGAAGACCCCGCCAAACTCGACGAGCTGTGGAGCGACGGCTACAAGGCCTACTTTCCCGGCGGCAAGGCAGACCCCAACATCCAGCTCATCAAGATCGAGGCGCACGGAGCCGAATACTGGGGCAGCGACGGCAAGCTCAAGAACCTGTTCAGCCAGGCCCGCGCGGCCGTGACGGGCAAGCCCGCCACAGACCTGGGCACCAACGAGACCGTGAAGCTCTGA
- the sdhC gene encoding succinate dehydrogenase, cytochrome b556 subunit, with protein MYRGREGQWAFLLHRLSGLAILAYLLIHVISISLFVFGEKAYMAVHRTYELPIFSLGLIAITAGVVYHSFNGLRIIMMDFTGRGVAYQRQMWYVVMGLTVAATAGTAFVVIRRMLGGEG; from the coding sequence ATGTACCGAGGAAGAGAAGGGCAGTGGGCCTTCTTGCTTCACCGTCTGTCGGGGCTGGCCATTCTGGCCTACCTGCTGATTCACGTTATCAGCATCAGCCTGTTCGTCTTTGGAGAGAAGGCCTATATGGCGGTTCACCGCACCTATGAGCTGCCGATTTTCAGCCTGGGCCTGATTGCCATCACGGCGGGAGTGGTGTACCACTCCTTCAACGGCCTGCGCATCATCATGATGGACTTTACCGGGCGTGGCGTGGCTTACCAGCGCCAGATGTGGTACGTCGTGATGGGCCTGACCGTGGCAGCCACGGCCGGCACCGCGTTCGTGGTCATTCGCCGCATGTTGGGAGGCGAGGGATGA
- a CDS encoding succinate dehydrogenase hydrophobic membrane anchor subunit, translating into MIRARTLTDARQQSHSNAELNWWIFMRVSGLILVFLILGHIYMTFIQVSEADATYTAVVNKLQNPAWKFYDWLILGLSLLHGMNGARYSIEDYVRSRPNRAWVKGIFYTVCAVIFTLGTVGLFSI; encoded by the coding sequence ATGATCCGCGCCCGCACCCTCACGGATGCCCGGCAGCAGTCGCACTCCAACGCCGAGCTGAACTGGTGGATCTTCATGCGCGTCAGCGGGTTGATCCTGGTGTTCCTGATTCTGGGCCACATCTACATGACCTTCATTCAGGTCAGCGAGGCCGACGCCACCTACACGGCGGTCGTCAACAAGCTGCAAAACCCGGCCTGGAAGTTCTACGACTGGCTGATCCTGGGTCTGTCGCTGCTGCACGGCATGAACGGCGCGCGCTACTCCATCGAGGACTATGTGCGCTCGCGCCCCAACCGCGCCTGGGTCAAAGGCATCTTCTACACCGTCTGCGCCGTGATTTTTACGCTCGGCACCGTCGGGCTGTTTTCCATTTAA
- the sdhA gene encoding succinate dehydrogenase flavoprotein subunit — MHHRYDVLVVGAGGAGLMAALYAAKGNVSVACISKLYPTRSHTGAAQGGIGAALGNVAEDHWEWHMFDTIKGGDYLTDQDAAEIFAKDIIEAVYELEHMGLPFSRTPEGKIAQRKFGGHTREFGKAAVERSCYAQDRTGHMILQTLYQQNVKAGTTFYNEFHVTDLIIENGRCCGVVAYHLASGEIHTFHAKAVILAAGGYGRIFKITSNALTLTGDLMSIYYRKGLPLEDMEFYQFHPTGLAKLGILVTEGIRGEGGILRNNSGERFMERYAPTIKDLAPRDIVSRSIITEIREGRGVGRDGDAVHIDLTHLPREVIEVKLAEITDLARTYLGQDPVKDLVAIQPTAHYAMGGIPTDINGLCLADGAGTSVEGLYAAGEQACVSLHGANRLGTNSLGDLVVFGRRAGIAAAAYARQVAYPDMPARPEADSLELFANLKDASGKENAAVIRKELQESMMNNVGIFRNGPDMEKQVEIIKDLKERYAKVGVSDPSVRYNSELMEAMELGFMLDCAEAMTASALNRKESRGAHDREDHAERDDANWLKHTMAYKNLNRPGDVVIGYKDVVLKGYTHAFEPKPRVY, encoded by the coding sequence ATGCACCATCGTTATGACGTACTGGTGGTCGGCGCGGGCGGCGCGGGCCTGATGGCCGCCCTGTACGCGGCCAAGGGCAACGTGTCTGTCGCCTGCATCTCCAAACTCTACCCCACCCGCTCGCACACGGGGGCCGCCCAGGGAGGCATCGGCGCGGCGCTCGGCAACGTCGCCGAGGACCACTGGGAATGGCATATGTTCGACACCATCAAGGGTGGCGATTACCTGACCGACCAGGACGCAGCGGAGATTTTCGCCAAGGACATCATCGAGGCCGTGTACGAGCTCGAGCACATGGGCCTCCCCTTCTCGCGCACGCCGGAAGGCAAGATCGCCCAGCGCAAGTTCGGCGGTCACACGCGCGAGTTCGGCAAGGCGGCCGTGGAGCGCAGCTGCTACGCGCAGGACCGCACCGGACACATGATTCTGCAAACGCTCTACCAGCAGAACGTGAAGGCCGGAACCACCTTCTACAACGAGTTTCACGTCACGGACCTGATCATCGAGAATGGGCGCTGCTGCGGCGTGGTGGCCTATCACCTGGCCTCGGGCGAGATCCACACCTTCCACGCCAAGGCCGTCATCCTGGCAGCAGGCGGGTACGGACGCATCTTCAAGATCACCTCGAACGCGCTGACGCTGACGGGCGACCTGATGAGCATCTACTACCGCAAGGGCCTGCCACTGGAGGACATGGAGTTTTACCAGTTCCACCCCACTGGCCTCGCCAAGCTGGGAATCCTGGTCACCGAAGGCATTCGGGGTGAGGGCGGCATCCTGCGCAACAACTCCGGGGAGCGCTTCATGGAGCGGTATGCGCCGACGATCAAGGACCTCGCGCCGCGCGATATCGTCTCGCGCTCCATCATCACCGAGATCCGCGAGGGCCGGGGTGTGGGCCGCGATGGGGACGCCGTACACATTGACCTCACGCACCTGCCGCGCGAAGTGATCGAGGTCAAACTGGCCGAGATCACGGACCTGGCCAGGACCTACCTGGGCCAGGACCCGGTGAAGGACCTCGTGGCGATTCAGCCCACGGCGCACTACGCCATGGGCGGGATTCCCACCGATATCAACGGCCTGTGCCTCGCCGACGGCGCGGGCACCAGCGTAGAAGGGCTCTACGCGGCGGGCGAGCAGGCGTGCGTGTCGCTGCACGGCGCCAACCGCCTGGGCACCAACTCGCTGGGCGATCTGGTGGTCTTCGGCCGCCGCGCCGGAATCGCCGCCGCTGCGTACGCCCGGCAGGTGGCGTATCCCGACATGCCCGCGCGCCCCGAGGCCGATTCGCTGGAGTTGTTCGCGAACCTGAAAGACGCCAGCGGCAAGGAAAACGCCGCCGTGATCCGTAAGGAGCTGCAGGAGTCGATGATGAACAACGTCGGCATCTTTCGCAACGGTCCGGACATGGAAAAACAGGTTGAGATCATCAAGGACCTCAAGGAACGCTACGCCAAGGTCGGCGTGTCTGACCCCAGCGTGCGCTACAACAGTGAGCTGATGGAGGCGATGGAACTCGGCTTTATGCTCGACTGTGCCGAGGCCATGACCGCCAGCGCCTTGAACCGCAAGGAGTCGCGCGGCGCGCACGACCGCGAGGACCACGCCGAGCGCGACGACGCGAACTGGCTCAAGCACACCATGGCCTACAAGAACCTGAACCGCCCCGGCGACGTGGTCATCGGCTACAAGGACGTGGTCCTCAAGGGCTACACCCACGCCTTCGAGCCCAAGCCGCGCGTGTACTGA
- a CDS encoding succinate dehydrogenase iron-sulfur subunit: MAEQHITQNLSTDPPIRVNVKILRFNPEQDKKAHWQTFALDAQPSDRVLDVLNQVKWYLDPTLTFRRSCGHGICGSDAMLIGGRNRLACKTLLRDVVKNGGTLTVEPIRGLKVEKDLLVDMEPFFDSYKAIMPYFINEDPEPAGERLQSPELADRMQHSSNCILCACCTTSCPIFWVNGSYLGPAAIVQAHRFIFDSRDQATNQRLNIMNQNTGVWRCRTAYNCTEACPRDIPITTIIEEVKRAVLYQQS; this comes from the coding sequence ATGGCTGAACAGCACATCACCCAGAACCTGTCCACCGATCCGCCCATACGGGTCAACGTCAAGATCTTGCGCTTCAACCCCGAGCAGGACAAGAAGGCCCACTGGCAGACCTTCGCTCTGGACGCCCAGCCCTCAGACCGCGTGCTGGACGTGCTCAACCAGGTGAAATGGTACTTGGACCCCACGCTCACCTTCCGCCGTTCGTGCGGCCACGGCATCTGCGGCAGCGACGCCATGCTGATCGGCGGTCGCAATCGCCTGGCCTGCAAGACGTTGCTGCGCGACGTGGTGAAAAACGGCGGCACGCTGACGGTGGAACCCATTCGCGGCCTGAAGGTGGAAAAGGACCTGCTCGTCGACATGGAGCCCTTTTTCGACTCCTACAAGGCGATCATGCCCTACTTCATCAACGAGGACCCCGAGCCCGCGGGCGAGCGGCTCCAATCGCCTGAGCTGGCCGACCGCATGCAGCACTCCAGCAACTGCATCCTGTGCGCGTGCTGCACGACCTCCTGCCCGATCTTTTGGGTCAACGGCTCGTACCTGGGCCCGGCGGCCATCGTGCAGGCGCACCGCTTCATCTTCGACAGCCGCGACCAGGCCACCAACCAGCGCCTGAACATCATGAACCAGAACACCGGCGTGTGGCGCTGCCGCACCGCCTACAACTGTACGGAAGCCTGCCCGCGCGACATCCCGATTACCACGATTATCGAGGAAGTCAAGCGCGCGGTGCTGTACCAGCAGTCGTAG
- a CDS encoding antibiotic biosynthesis monooxygenase family protein, with protein sequence MITVANRIFVAPEYAEQFEARFRERSRLVDGMPGFIANHVLRPTEPGAPFVVLTFWESREAFGAWTSSDAFRQGHARSGALPREAFSGPNVLEVHEVVQSSGTPVTPSAPVH encoded by the coding sequence ATGATCACCGTCGCCAACCGCATCTTCGTTGCTCCCGAGTACGCTGAACAGTTCGAGGCCCGCTTTCGTGAGCGCTCCCGGCTCGTGGACGGGATGCCGGGCTTTATTGCCAACCACGTGCTGCGCCCCACCGAGCCCGGCGCACCCTTCGTCGTCCTGACCTTCTGGGAAAGCCGCGAGGCGTTCGGGGCGTGGACCTCTTCCGACGCCTTTCGCCAGGGCCACGCCCGCAGTGGCGCGCTGCCCCGCGAGGCGTTCAGCGGCCCCAACGTCTTGGAAGTCCACGAAGTGGTCCAGAGCAGCGGCACGCCGGTCACGCCGAGCGCGCCCGTCCACTGA
- a CDS encoding cyclin-dependent kinase inhibitor 3 family protein, with product MTSETHPIRVDWVDTALWPGRLGLTFAPGKKGPSVLQCGVVHDRDLSADLDRLAREGVTVLAPLIEAHEFELLGIPEYLAQAEEHGLSTVPLPIPDRGVPPNAPAFGAFVDELMDHLLDGRGVVVHCRGGLGRAGLTAACLLTQAGMPPEQAVERVRTARPGAIETADQEQFVHDFAAR from the coding sequence GTGACGAGCGAAACGCATCCCATCCGTGTGGACTGGGTGGACACAGCGCTGTGGCCGGGCCGATTAGGCCTGACCTTCGCGCCCGGCAAGAAGGGCCCAAGCGTATTGCAGTGCGGCGTCGTGCATGACCGCGACCTGTCGGCAGACCTCGACCGCCTTGCGCGGGAGGGCGTCACGGTCCTCGCGCCGCTGATCGAGGCCCACGAGTTCGAGTTGCTGGGCATTCCCGAGTACCTCGCGCAGGCCGAGGAACATGGACTGAGCACCGTCCCCTTGCCCATCCCGGACCGCGGTGTGCCGCCCAATGCCCCGGCCTTTGGGGCTTTCGTAGACGAGTTGATGGACCACCTGCTCGACGGACGCGGCGTGGTGGTGCATTGCCGGGGCGGTCTCGGACGCGCAGGGCTCACCGCCGCCTGCCTGCTGACCCAGGCCGGAATGCCCCCCGAACAGGCCGTGGAGCGGGTACGCACCGCCCGTCCCGGAGCCATCGAAACCGCCGACCAGGAGCAGTTCGTTCACGACTTCGCTGCCCGCTGA
- the hemB gene encoding porphobilinogen synthase, which produces MLDRPRRLRRTAGLRALTREVTLAPQHFIHPIFVHEQAAEAPIATMPGVSRHSVAGAVEQARLAERLGIVSVILFGIPDEKDPGGSGAYAEDGVIQRAAAAIKAALPEMTVIADTCLCEYTDHGHCGPLCQTADGDWTVDNDASLDLLARTAVSQARAGADVVAPSAMMDGQVAAIRAALDAAGFSHVPVMSYAVKYASAYYGPFRDAAGSTPSVGNRASYQMDPAGGVREALREARLDVEQGADYLMVKPALAYLDVVRLLRENFDLPLVAYNVSGEYALVKAAAQAGYMDERRTVLETLTGMRRAGADAIITYHALDAARWLREG; this is translated from the coding sequence ATGCTCGACCGTCCCCGCCGCCTGCGCCGCACCGCGGGCCTGCGCGCCCTCACGCGCGAGGTCACGCTGGCCCCGCAGCACTTCATCCACCCCATCTTTGTCCACGAGCAGGCGGCGGAGGCGCCCATCGCCACCATGCCGGGCGTCAGCCGCCACTCCGTCGCCGGTGCGGTGGAGCAGGCCCGGCTTGCGGAGCGCCTCGGCATCGTCAGCGTGATCCTCTTCGGGATTCCGGACGAGAAAGACCCCGGGGGCAGCGGAGCCTATGCCGAGGACGGCGTGATTCAGCGCGCGGCGGCGGCGATCAAGGCGGCACTTCCCGAGATGACCGTCATCGCCGATACCTGCTTGTGTGAGTACACCGATCACGGTCACTGCGGCCCACTGTGCCAGACGGCAGACGGGGACTGGACGGTGGACAACGACGCCAGCCTCGACCTGCTCGCCCGGACGGCGGTGTCGCAGGCCCGCGCTGGGGCCGACGTTGTGGCTCCCTCGGCCATGATGGACGGGCAGGTGGCGGCCATCCGTGCGGCGCTGGACGCGGCGGGCTTTTCCCACGTGCCCGTGATGAGCTACGCCGTCAAATACGCGAGCGCCTATTACGGCCCCTTCCGCGACGCGGCGGGCAGCACGCCCAGCGTGGGCAACCGTGCCTCATACCAGATGGACCCGGCGGGCGGGGTGCGCGAGGCCCTGCGCGAGGCCCGGCTGGACGTAGAGCAGGGGGCCGACTACCTGATGGTCAAGCCCGCGCTCGCGTACCTTGATGTCGTGCGCCTGCTGCGCGAGAATTTCGACCTGCCCCTGGTGGCGTACAACGTCAGCGGGGAGTACGCGCTCGTGAAGGCCGCGGCCCAGGCCGGATACATGGACGAGCGCCGCACCGTGCTCGAAACCCTGACCGGGATGCGCCGGGCCGGGGCGGACGCGATCATCACGTATCACGCGCTCGACGCCGCGCGCTGGTTGCGGGAGGGATGA